In the genome of Mangifera indica cultivar Alphonso chromosome 9, CATAS_Mindica_2.1, whole genome shotgun sequence, the window ATGTCTATCAGAAGAGGAGATCATGGGGCTGAAGGAGATGTTCAAGGGCATAGACACTGATAACAGTGGGACTATTACACTTGAAGAATTGAAACATGGACTTGCTAAGCAAGGAACTAAGCTTTCTGAATATGAAGTTCAACAATTGATGGAAGCTGTAAGTCCATTGTGACTTTGTGAGAATTAGCTAGTAATTAGTGATTATAATTAACCcaattaattactttaatttcctttctgtttcatgaaaaataaataataggccGATGCAGACGGTAACGGTACCATCGACTACGAAGAATTCATCACTGCAACAATGCACCTCAACCGAATGGATAGAGAAGAACATCTTTATACAGCCTTCCAACATTTTGACAAAGACAACAGCGGGTGAATATATATAgctaatttcataatttataactTCAAATTGTAGTTTAATTACCTTAATTACCatcataattgttattatgaTACACATATAGGTACATCACCACTGAAGAACTAGAGCAAGTTCTCCGAGAATATGGCATGAGTGATGGAAGAGACATCAAGGAAATCATTTCTGAAGTTGACAGTGATAATGTAAGCATcacaaattaattgttttagtgTTTCAAAAGAACCGAATTGATGCCTCgtaaaagataatttaagtgGCAAAGGATCATAAAAAAGTGATACAactcaaataaagttttttcattaaaataaaattgacttaAATGCTTTATGTTGTAGGATGATCGGATCAACTACGAAGAATTTGTAGCGATGATGAGAAAAGGAAATGACATAAATCCAAAGAAACGGCGTGAGTCTCTGTTTGTTTAACATGAATGAGTAACAATGGTGTGTGATGGGAAAAAAGTactttagaaaatatttaacGGTAGTATGCATAGATGCTCATGTAAATTTTCCAAGGTCTGGATTGGGAGATGGCTAAACACTGAGATTATTGGCAGTCTTTTAGggttcatttataaattaagcATGATTGGTGTTGTTGTTTGCTGGTTAggtataatattcttttttttttttttatttattcttattttatcatGATTGTAAAGAgtttaatcttttgttttaCTAATTCTgtaatatagataataaatcACCCATACATTTATGGGCTTATACGGCTCAATTATTATTCATCATGGTAAGATTACATTACGGATTTTACATTATGAGTCTGCAATTTTACGTTGATACACATATTggtatgatattatataataatatatatttttagtatataatttgaatacatatataagatattatcatatgattaaatgattttgaattaataataaagtaatatcgtGATGagatatcatttatatacctaaattatgtactaaaaatgtatatacataacgTTGCTCTACTTATTAACTTCTACTAATACGATGAGACAAtccaatattaaaataatgtcaagTTGGTGGTTAAATAGTAATTATTGacctaattagtaaatatgagaataggaaaaaaaatggtATGGGAATTTTAcggatataatatgataaatgatgaaaaatatgtttataaaaaaaaaaatcataaaattctGATATGAAAAAGATATAGAAcgtatatatatgagtttaatacgacacatcgtcaataatatgtttttaaaaatacaacaatatcaataataattttaatactttttttgagttgacaatttaaatataaagtatctaattaattattaaatataatataatataatatgtaattaaaattcaCTCATTACTAAAAATTATCTAGAAAAGTTAGagatttggatgacaaaaaattagattttttgttttatataattatgatattattgtaattaattgaaaatataaaagatatttttatatttcaataaatttataaaaaacaaaaaatataaaaacgtaaagatatatgtttaatacaagaaatatataaaatacgtatttaatatgttttgagtttaaaattttgaaataatatatttaaaacatgaattaaataaaaaataatataataatatatcatctatatatttaaattatataaaaaatatatacatatagttttattaaccTTAAAATTTACAAAGCAAGGATGGATCAGCCCTGAAAGGCTAAGGGTTCACTCAAGAAACATAAGCATTTGGAGCAAGCCAAGGATTAATCATATCCAAAGGGGACACATGAGAATTCTAAATGATGTATCTatgcaaaaaaataatctaaatagCACATAATTGagtagataaaaattaaaatgcgGAGTTGGAAACTAATTACCTCCCACCCATCATTAATTCAAATCTTGATATTCTCCGATTAGCTTCATCATCCTTGAATTTGtatacttataaaaataaataaaacatatgaatcATGTTGAAAAGTCTTCTTAGAATAAGTATTAGAGAGAGTGTTACAACTTATAATCTTATtcagaattaaaattcaaataataacttTCTAATAAATTATGTTGGAGATAAAATCACGATCGAATTTAATAAAGAAGAAAGTTgtgtttttcatttaaattttagtttccaaatcatttaaattttatgactataatatttgaataagcACATAAGAATTAAACTTTGTGACATGAAAGGTAGGGTCAAGGGTGTGAAAGTATTTTTGTAAGATAAGGAATAACTTGTATTATTGTTGATTGTTTGATACTCCATACCACCTTAGTCCTTAGTTAGTAAACATACGTAGTATTCGCGTTCctgtattatttgtatattaaacatatttaaaagaatttttaaacccaaaacGTATTAAATGcgtattttgaatttttggttaaacttaaaatataaaattatcttttttatttttaattatttttaaaaatatcattgtcatttaaaaaaaattgaacaacatttctttcttaatttttagtCATAATTGTGTTTTTTTCTCCCCTATAACTTGTACAAAGattcattttgattttgaagtctaaaatctaaaactgattaatttgtttgattttttcaacTGATTGATAcgttatttattatacaaagaattttgattatgtattaagttatattaggtttaataattaattaaatattttatatttgaattattatatcgatttttaatagaagatttgtgaaaattattaaaacttttatgatattatcgtatttttaaaaacgtattattaatgtgtattatattaaactcatatatacatatttcatacttttttcgtatataaattttaaaaatatttttttataaacatattttttattattcgtgatattatatttatataattcatatatggTTTTTTCCTTGTTCTTGTATTTACTTTCTACGCGCTATACTAAATACAAAATTGAGAAGCAAAcgaatacaattttttatctcTCTCATTATTTTAGCTGGGAATACAACGCTGATTACAACCAAATACAAATTactctgttaaaaaaaaaaagaaattgttgcAGCTTTTATGGCAAATATGAAAAGACCAGCCATTTCTGGCAAATTTAGGAGCTTGATTATCTGTTGTTATACATAGGCACCCGGGGCAAGTCTTGGGGAAACCATAGCCGAAAGAGGCACAGCTTTTTGCAGTGTGAGGCCGAAAATTTCTTCCATGTCTAACTCTTTAACTCCCTCTGGTAATTTCCAGTCAAACGAATGAATTAAGCTTCCCAAAACGTACTCAACTTGAACCATTCCCATTCTCACTCCAGCACACATTCTTCTTCCAGCTCCGAATGGGATCAACTCGAAGTCGTTTCCTCGAGGATCAATCTTCTTGTTCTTTTCACTCAAAAACCGCTCTGGTGCAAACTCTAATGGGTTCTCCCACACGGCGGGGTCGCGGCCGATTGCCCAAATGTTTACTTGGAGGCGAGTGTTTTTGGGGATGAAGTAGCTGTTTACAATGCAATCTTCGGATGAGAGGCGAGGCAGATTGAGAGGTGTTGGGGGGTGTTTTCTTAAGGTTTCTTTGCATATGGCTTGTAAGTATGGGAGCTTCGGGATGTCAGCTTCTTCGAGCCTCCGGCCTATGCCGATTACTTTATCCATCTCCTCGTGTGCCTTTTTGAAAATGGTTGGATTCTTCAACATCTCCGTCAGGGCCCATTCGATGATGCTCGATGATGTATCCGTGCCGGCCACAAATAAGTTCTGGCACAAGTTTGAATAGTCTAGTTGAGTCATGCGCTTAGtcagaaattataataaaattatctttatctattttgaatttttataaaataatacttaattatattataatatatattaaatatgtattcatatataaaaaaaaatcaaatttatattaatggaTCCAAGGGGGCAATTGCCCCTCCTTGTCCCTTCCTCCTCCGGTCCATGAGCTgatttacaaatcaaataaaactctAACTAAAAGAAGAGAGAAGCGTTTAAGATACCAGGATGAGTCCTTTGATGTTTTCGTTACTAAGTCTTTCGTCGTCTGGCTTGTCTCCGTAAGTCAAAATAGTGTCAAGCAAATCAGGGTGTTCTTTACGCTCATGACTGGTGGCAATATGTTCCTCAATCATCTTCGTTATCATGGAATCGACttgtttgtgtaattttttcatcttctgcTGGGTGCCTCTGTCCAAGAAACCCAAGGCCGGGATGATATCCCCCACCAATAAAACCGCTGCATATTTCATCATCTCCACCACCAGAACCTTAAACTCATCCGATTCCGAACTGTTTGTTGCAAAAACACGACGGCTGAGAACCACCTGTCCGATCACATTCGCCGTAAGATACGATAACATTGTAGGCATCAATACGGGCTCGCCTTTCCGGTTAGCCTCAAGCAAATCCTGAAGCATGAGGCCGACCTCGGACACCCGAAAATGTGCCCAATTTTCCATGGCTTTACTGCCAAACATATGAGTATTACACACTTTGCGCAGCAATCTCCATCTTGGTCCATATTCAGCGTTAACCATGTCTTGTCCGTCATAGGCCATATGGTGGACGCCTGCATCGATTGGACGGTTTGAGAAATTGAGATCCTGGGTTTTGAGGAAGGCTTTAGCGGCTTCCGGGGTTGAGGCCACCACCATGTCTTGGCTTCCGAATTTCAGATACATGATTGGGCCGTACTTTTTGGCCATTTTGGCGAAGCCGACATGGGGCTGGCTGCCTATGAGGGGGAGGGCGCCGACGATGGGAAACCCCTGTGGTCCTGGAGGGAGCGGGGGTCTTGATTTTCTGAAGAGAGAATGAACGAAAAAGCGTGTTATGAAGAAGAGGAGAACCAAGGCAAGGCCCTCCTCCAGCAGGAAGGAGTCTTGGAGTAGTGTCATTTCTTCTCAAAGGAGCGGCTTCCACTCGGTTGAGCGACAGAATCAATGTGGATGGTTGGAATATATAAGGGTTTGAAATTCATTTGAGATGTAACTATccttagaaaattatattatataaagccTTAATCAATATTTCCTTGAAGGTTATTTTCTCTAAACGTTGTAACTATCTAACAGATTCAAACCCATCTACTCCTAAACACACTTGAAACCAACAGCGAACAATTGTCTAATCCCAGTATCCATcaccttttttttattcatattttgcaGTCAAAGACTGGTTCAAGGAATAAACCAGCCTCTTCATTGCCGGCAATGTGGGTCAGTTTTCATTTGGTTAATTCATTCAGATTCTTAATTGTTTTAGTCGGTTGGCTTATGCAATTTGTTCCATAGCCTTCTTGCCTCCCGGGTCTCTTTACCAACTTCAAATCTGACTATAGCTGAGCACATGTCGAGCCACCATAATTCTGATGGCTGCATTATGTAACCATACTATGTACTTGGCATGGCCATGAAATAAATACTCAGTTCTCGCGATTGAAGCTCAGAAAAAACcctgattaataaaaaatgctGCATAGGTGGGAGGAAAGGAATCAAATTTTCTAATGGCATAATTTGGTGGggatgatttttatattttttcattcctTAGGACAGGAATGTAAATACCCATGATGAACATTATGCTTGAAAACAGCACTACATATCTCCAGATATTAATCTATGTCAAATATATtctcaatttatatgttttcttcAAGTAGTTAGTTGGTCGATGAATTTCATGTTAAATGAAAACTCATATTGGTAGaccttttatttagtttatttgcACTGTTTTGAAATGTTCAAAGATACTCTAAAATTCATATAGTCTGACAGAATACTAAGTATCTATGGACGTACATATGGGATTGTCTTAAATTCTTAGGATGTCTTTGGTTGAGGGGgattaaagattactttgataatttatcttttgttatttacattattttgtttggtttataagtaaaaataaattatagtaatcttttattaccaatgatgatatgacatgtaatataagaggtaatttgattaccatccttatcttaggtattaaaatattacaaagataatcttgattttattataatctataatttatttattaatttttttaaagcaaaaataattttattttcaattaatataacaactaacataaaaaaatattttacaataattatacctaatgatatttaaataaaaaaatatactggtattcttttattacttttaattaaacatagtaataatttatactcaataatctttaaagtaatctatcttcaaggtaatcttttagttttaataataaaacattcctAGAATCAAATGCCCCTCTTAGTGTTAATGAAAGCTTTCTATTTTTTGGTTAGCATGGAAGCCTAGGCCATGGAGTTTTTCTCCTTTTATATTGCAGAAAACACATACaataattatgaataatgaCATAATAATGGTTGTCAAAACGTAATTAAATACACTTTTGTTAGTTTGTTGTTGAATATTAGGAAATGGTCACCCCAATATCTTACATGCATTATCTATAAAGTGTCATCACTTATTAGGGATTGAAGGCGTTCCCTTAATAATTAAGTCGAGGAAAGGATTTTAGGTCATTAAAGTTTTGAGTCCTAAGGTGTACTTCAAATGATCAAGTTCAGATGAAATAAgagtttaattatataaaaggatatgttataaatgtgtagGATCAAGTTCTCCTACTAACTGAGTGACTTATCACTCACTCTTCattccttttttgttttgagGTAACAAGTGAGGATGATGATTGTGATAGGGTGGGTTAGCGAGATAAGACAACTTGAGGGTAATATTGtcattttgattatatatatattttatgtttatattatgagTTGTTGACAATCGAATCATGTTTTCATTACTATACACTagatgttatttatatttggcTATTATGTAATTAAAGACATCTTTTGATGTTCCTCTTGTTGATAGTTATAATTGAGGATATTCTTGGTAATTTATATGTGAAGTTTTATGTATGCTAAAATAGTTTAAGTTTATCATACTTAATTAGACAAGAGTAGAAGCATTTCTCTTCAAAGGATAATACTTTTGGAAATGAGTGTTACAAGTTAGTATCAAAGCGTGATTTTGGTACCTAAAAAATGTCCAAATGTGTATAGTTAACTCAAGCAAAATTAAGATAAGTCCCTTTTGCTATGCTGATCACACTCACTAGTCAATCGCTGTAAGTAAGTTTAAAGTTATTACCTACTAAGTTATgcttataagataatatatgtgGGTTTTATATGATCATTATGAGGAGA includes:
- the LOC123226250 gene encoding flavonoid 3',5'-hydroxylase 1-like, which gives rise to MTLLQDSFLLEEGLALVLLFFITRFFVHSLFRKSRPPLPPGPQGFPIVGALPLIGSQPHVGFAKMAKKYGPIMYLKFGSQDMVVASTPEAAKAFLKTQDLNFSNRPIDAGVHHMAYDGQDMVNAEYGPRWRLLRKVCNTHMFGSKAMENWAHFRVSEVGLMLQDLLEANRKGEPVLMPTMLSYLTANVIGQVVLSRRVFATNSSESDEFKVLVVEMMKYAAVLLVGDIIPALGFLDRGTQQKMKKLHKQVDSMITKMIEEHIATSHERKEHPDLLDTILTYGDKPDDERLSNENIKGLILNLFVAGTDTSSSIIEWALTEMLKNPTIFKKAHEEMDKVIGIGRRLEEADIPKLPYLQAICKETLRKHPPTPLNLPRLSSEDCIVNSYFIPKNTRLQVNIWAIGRDPAVWENPLEFAPERFLSEKNKKIDPRGNDFELIPFGAGRRMCAGVRMGMVQVEYVLGSLIHSFDWKLPEGVKELDMEEIFGLTLQKAVPLSAMVSPRLAPGAYV